In the genome of Cryptomeria japonica chromosome 8, Sugi_1.0, whole genome shotgun sequence, one region contains:
- the LOC131064745 gene encoding uncharacterized protein LOC131064745 has product MGLEVANCLHRPPLQTSIPSASSSQLDHKKRVPSSLKGGAAFGVNPLPGIQSSFLSTGRRGGPRFNRTRSFEDSKRPENRLRRACSARLGDTNNDDINSDDEYLQRLRELALQCHLDDEIEEEGGAAVLHPATDHSEEGFVEFSSRSFGGESSSFRNETNPRFGGNSNSRFAHSRPFPSVKLDTNFSWPEPDWNAESMKVNRISPVSLEKKADGVGLPLSLRILKRKQNKERGIDLKPGGEGFRDSLKEVGESACCSVRKAFSSMVFMIRELQNYTLQMRQILCYGDLQELVSSVQKEMHATFVWLFQQVFSCTPTLMVSVMILLANFTVYSMGNNVALATVPPSVGSPVVMVSIMEDMNGTKAALSDNFGGENPSSTQMPSSSSHFGDLSAESQRLMDMGDGAGGSGGRNSAIAGGMDGGDAHFDGASQNRAMFSEDKSLNRGVSSIGNPSSHGSRVEDSAPVADHVAKEVKQWEAFLKEASEELESGTEEEAIDHETMQRLVAPFTVQLEPDNYACYDQTNLHYQNAISADPENALLLSNYAQFLHLVTQDYDRAEEYFQKAVKFDASDAEVISRYAHFLWLARGDLTAAEEAFLDAIAADPGNPFHAGSYAHFLWNTGGEDTCYPIS; this is encoded by the exons ATGGGTCTGGAGGTGGCAAACTGTTTGCATCGGCCTCCTCTGCAGACATCTATTCCATCTGCAAGTAGTTCGCAATTGGATCATAAGAAAAGGGTTCCATCTTCTTTGAAGGGAGGTGCTGCTTTTGGTGTGAATCCACTTCCCGGAATTCAGAGCTCCTTCCTGTCCACTGGAAGGCGAGGAGGACCAAGATTCAACAGAACACGCTCCTTTGAAGACTCTAAGAGGCCAGAAAACAGACTGAGGAGGGCTTGCAGTGCAAGGTTAGGAGACACCAACAATGACGACATTAATTCTGATGATGAGTACTTGCAAAGGCTGCGAGAATTGGCCTTGCAATGCCATTTGGATGATGAAATTGAGGAAGAAGGTGGGGCTGCAGTATTGCACCCTGCCACAGATCATAGTGAAGAAGGTTTTGTAGAATTTAGCAGTAGAAGCTTTGGAGGAGAAAGCAGCAGTTTTAGAAATGAAACCAATCCTAGATTTGGGGGCAATTCTAATTCTAGATTTGCACATTCCAGACCTTTTCCTTCTGTTAAGCTTGACACCAATTTTAGCTGGCCTGAGCCAGATTGGAATGCAGAGAGCATGAAAGTGAATAGAATTTCTCCTGTAAGTCTGGAAAAGAAGGCTGATGGTGTTGGATTGCCTCTATCCTTGCGGATTTTGAAGCGAAAGCAGAACAAAGAGAGGGGTATTGATTTAAAACCAGGTGGAGAGGGTTTTAGGGACAGCTTGAAGGAAGTAGGGGAGAGTGCTTGCTGTTCGGTCAGGAAGGCTTTTTCTTCAATGGTTTTTATGATCCGGGAGCTTCAGAATTATACTCTCCAGATGAGACAAATCCTCTGTTATGGTGATTTGCAGGAGCTTGTGAGTAGTGTGCAGAAAGAAATGCATGCTACCTTTGTTTGGCTCTTTCAACAGGTTTTCTCATGCACCCCTACTCTTATGGTTTCAGTGATGATTCTGCTTGCAAATTTTACAgtttattcaatgggcaacaatGTAGCTTTAGCCACTGTTCCACCCTCTGTTGGATCCCCAGTCGTCATGGTATCGATTATGGAGGACATGAATGGCACAAAAGCAGCACTTTCTGATAACTTTGGTGGAGAGAATCCATCTAGCACTCAGATGCCCTCATCATCTTCTCATTTTGGAGATTTATCAGCCGAATCACAGAGGCTTATGGATATGGGAGATGGGGCTGGTGGTAGTGGTGGAAGAAATTCAGCAATAGCAGGGGGGATGGATGGTGGGGACGCACATTTTGATGGTGCATCTCAAAACAGGGCAATGTTTTCAGAAGACAAATCACTGAACCGTGGTGTATCTTCGATTGGCAATCCGTCATCACATGGTAGCAGAGTTGAGGACTCTGCTCCTGTGGCAGACCATGTTGCCAAGGAGGTAAAACAATGGGAGGCATTCTTGAAGGAAGCTTCTGAGGAGCTCGAATCTGGGACCGAGGAAGAAGCTATTGATCATGAAACCATGCAGAGACTTGTCGCCCCCTTTACTGTGCAGCTTGAGCCTGATAATTATGCATGTTATGATCAAACAAATTTGCACTACCAAAATGCCATCAGTGCTGATCCTGAAAATGCTCTTCTGCTTTCAAACTACGCACAATTTCTCCATCTTGTGACTCAGGATTATGACAG AGCCGAAGAGTATTTTCAGAAAGCTGTGAAATTTGATGCTTCTGATGCTGAAGTCATCAGCCGCTATGCACACTTTCTGTGGTTGGCTCGGGGTGACCTTACTGCCGCTGAAGAAGCTTTTTTAGATGCTATTGCAGCAGATCCTGGGAATCCTTTTCATGCTGGTAGCTATGCACACTTCCTCTGGAATACTGGGGGTGAAGACACATGTTACCCCATCTCTTGA